In Streptomyces ambofaciens ATCC 23877, a single genomic region encodes these proteins:
- a CDS encoding CsbD family protein encodes MAGNQKSKAKMEQAKGKAKETVGRAVGNERMTAEGRAEQSKGDARQAKEKGKDAFRH; translated from the coding sequence GTGGCCGGCAATCAGAAGTCCAAGGCCAAGATGGAGCAGGCCAAGGGGAAGGCCAAGGAAACGGTCGGCCGGGCCGTCGGCAACGAGAGGATGACGGCCGAGGGGCGCGCCGAGCAGTCCAAGGGCGACGCCCGGCAGGCCAAGGAGAAGGGCAAGGACGCGTTCCGGCACTGA